A stretch of the Hyalangium minutum genome encodes the following:
- a CDS encoding trypsin-like serine protease, whose amino-acid sequence MRSWMSRPMVAAGLAAVSLVVSACASGKWTEAWIELGEGTPPAEIQLAVSRGSPDYDNLYPAVVLIGNRVIHPGAKVAAVTYCTGVLIESDLVLTAAHCLCAQAVENARFEASKNNDTALKDKVIDREACAKNTMVLKYTPTLTNSRSGFIQDSSSNFIEFPGVALLPEEFRMGIDGNGSITSFRADLAVIRLNHEIKVPIAHKFPSRKLEQGENVLVVGFGSTVVNGKYFSAIRHFGTTKVTDIHLEEYKELPSTDEQHTEYASDKQNTAHIEEGDSGGPCFQEDESGERWLVGIIHGKRPARGLKTVCISTFHSQLVIDRLIRNARAVTMRKTLARPRSP is encoded by the coding sequence ATGCGTTCGTGGATGTCGCGACCTATGGTGGCGGCCGGGCTTGCCGCTGTCTCGCTGGTGGTGAGTGCGTGCGCCTCCGGGAAGTGGACGGAGGCCTGGATAGAGCTAGGAGAGGGAACGCCGCCCGCTGAAATCCAGCTCGCAGTGTCGCGTGGCTCTCCAGACTACGACAATCTGTACCCAGCGGTCGTGCTGATCGGGAACCGTGTCATACACCCCGGCGCGAAGGTGGCGGCCGTCACCTATTGCACGGGCGTTCTGATCGAGAGCGACCTGGTCCTGACCGCAGCCCATTGTTTGTGTGCCCAAGCTGTTGAGAATGCCCGGTTTGAGGCCTCGAAGAACAATGACACGGCTCTCAAAGACAAGGTCATCGACAGGGAAGCCTGCGCCAAGAACACCATGGTGCTGAAGTATACACCGACCCTCACGAATTCGCGCTCCGGCTTCATCCAGGACTCTTCGTCGAATTTCATTGAATTTCCTGGCGTTGCGTTGTTGCCAGAGGAGTTCAGGATGGGGATTGATGGAAATGGCTCCATCACGTCTTTCCGGGCGGATCTTGCCGTGATTCGGCTGAATCACGAAATCAAAGTCCCCATTGCGCACAAATTCCCTTCGCGCAAGCTTGAGCAAGGGGAAAACGTCCTCGTGGTTGGCTTTGGCAGCACGGTGGTGAATGGCAAGTACTTCTCAGCTATCCGCCATTTCGGCACCACCAAGGTCACGGACATTCATCTGGAGGAGTATAAAGAGCTCCCGTCGACCGACGAGCAACATACCGAGTATGCTTCTGACAAGCAGAACACGGCCCATATCGAGGAGGGTGATAGTGGCGGGCCCTGCTTTCAGGAAGACGAATCGGGGGAGCGTTGGTTGGTGGGAATCATTCATGGCAAGCGGCCCGCCAGGGGCCTCAAGACTGTGTGTATCAGCACCTTCCATTCGCAGCTCGTGATTGACAGGCTGATACGCAACGCACGCGCGGTGACGATGCGGAAGACGTTGGCGAGGCCCAGGTCCCCTTGA
- a CDS encoding type I restriction-modification system subunit M: MTLAELESHLWEAANILRGSPVDRTDWKSYILPLLFFKRICDVWDEEHAAMLAEYGEDFADEHRFQVPEGCHWSAVRRAPKNVGTALANALRGIEAANQEHLYGVFGDAQWTNKDRLPDELLKDLIEHFSALSLGNARVASDVMGDAYEYLIKQFADATNKKAGEFYTPRSVVRLMVDILDPKEGETIYDPACGTGGMLLAAVEHVRERGGDPRTFFGKLYGQEKNLTTASVARMNLFLHGIEDFVIERGDTLRNPVFTDESTDGLATFDVVIANPPFSLEQWGREVWETDPWGRAFAGLPTDSNADMAWVQHMVKSMAPKTGRMAVVLPQGALFRGGVEAQIRKHLLEKDLIEAVIGLAPNLFYGTGLAACVLVLRQHKEKRKKGKVLIVDASSVFRRGRAQNFMDPAHVTEVHSWVQGFADVQDRARVVDLSEIEKEGWTLNISRYVLPPIGADIPPLPVAVAAFKDALAKCREAEDNLRRVMREGGWLS, translated from the coding sequence GTGACGCTCGCCGAACTCGAGTCGCACCTCTGGGAGGCCGCGAACATCCTGCGCGGCAGCCCGGTCGACCGCACCGACTGGAAGTCGTACATCCTGCCGCTGCTCTTCTTCAAACGCATCTGCGACGTGTGGGACGAGGAGCACGCCGCGATGCTCGCCGAGTACGGCGAGGACTTCGCCGACGAGCACCGCTTCCAGGTGCCCGAGGGCTGCCACTGGTCCGCCGTACGCCGCGCGCCGAAGAATGTCGGCACCGCGCTCGCCAATGCGTTGCGCGGCATCGAGGCCGCGAACCAGGAGCACCTTTACGGCGTGTTCGGCGACGCGCAGTGGACCAACAAGGACCGGCTGCCCGACGAGCTGCTCAAGGACCTCATCGAGCACTTCTCGGCGCTCTCGCTGGGTAACGCCCGCGTCGCTTCCGACGTGATGGGCGACGCCTACGAGTACCTCATCAAGCAGTTCGCCGACGCGACCAACAAGAAAGCGGGCGAGTTCTACACCCCGCGCAGCGTCGTACGCTTGATGGTCGACATCCTCGACCCCAAGGAAGGCGAGACGATCTACGACCCGGCCTGTGGCACGGGCGGCATGCTGCTCGCGGCCGTAGAGCACGTGCGCGAGCGCGGCGGTGATCCACGGACCTTCTTCGGCAAGCTGTATGGCCAGGAGAAGAACCTCACCACCGCCTCGGTCGCGCGGATGAACCTCTTCCTGCACGGCATTGAGGACTTCGTCATCGAGCGCGGCGACACCCTCCGCAACCCGGTGTTCACCGACGAGAGCACTGATGGCCTCGCGACCTTCGACGTCGTCATCGCCAACCCGCCGTTCTCGCTGGAACAGTGGGGCCGCGAGGTGTGGGAGACGGATCCGTGGGGCCGCGCATTTGCCGGCCTGCCCACGGACAGCAACGCGGACATGGCGTGGGTGCAGCACATGGTGAAGTCGATGGCACCCAAGACCGGCCGCATGGCCGTGGTGCTCCCGCAAGGCGCGCTCTTCCGTGGCGGTGTCGAAGCGCAGATCCGTAAGCACCTCCTCGAAAAGGATCTCATCGAAGCCGTCATCGGTCTCGCACCGAACCTCTTCTACGGCACCGGCCTGGCCGCGTGCGTGCTGGTGCTTCGCCAGCACAAGGAGAAGCGCAAGAAGGGCAAGGTCCTCATCGTTGATGCGTCCTCAGTGTTCCGCCGCGGGCGAGCGCAGAACTTCATGGACCCGGCGCATGTCACCGAGGTCCACTCGTGGGTGCAGGGCTTCGCCGACGTCCAGGATCGCGCGCGCGTTGTCGACCTCTCGGAGATCGAGAAGGAGGGCTGGACTCTGAACATCTCGCGTTACGTGCTTCCTCCCATCGGGGCCGACATCCCGCCGCTTCCCGTCGCTGTCGCCGCTTTCAAGGACGCCCTCGCGAAGTGCCGCGAGGCCGAAGACAACCTTCGTCGTGTCATGCGCGAGGGAGGTTGGTTGTCGTGA
- a CDS encoding serine/threonine protein kinase yields MSSSSLSSLHPAALPPGTPVGPFRVLEWAGRGVNGAVYRAERIGREHLPPVALKLAVLPEDPRYLREQELLSRSHHPHIPRLVGAGLWVSPEGARHPFVAMQWIDGVPLYDWGRMFRPSAQQQLRLLAQAALTLQYLHAQDALHRDFKGDNLLVRRWDCRLFLMDFGSSIYPGADTLTPQQLPPGTPAYRSPEAWLFTLQPHQASERYRAGPADDVFALGVTACVLATGRYPEMGVPRKDEQGRAHLDALKLPRALFSDRVAPPLRELILRMLAILPEERPTAAKLTPALEQAAEALGPSSPSLRAPQPEAGRADAMGARRAPPEPVWRPWLVVAAGALGLWAGALVQQAPQSVGEEPPRAAPAVPLSATPEAAETDTAGLGEAASAPLEPAPSLDSTRAVAESLPEPSEGQAQPDKKGRCPHPQQVVLNGGCWARTKVSNGECDVLGGQMYQQACYVPVLPGKQGRPSTSGAGRPHPQ; encoded by the coding sequence ATGTCGAGCTCCTCCCTGTCCTCGCTCCACCCCGCTGCGCTCCCTCCCGGCACCCCCGTGGGCCCCTTCCGTGTCCTGGAATGGGCCGGACGGGGCGTCAACGGCGCCGTCTACCGCGCCGAGCGCATCGGCCGGGAGCACCTGCCTCCCGTGGCCCTCAAGCTCGCCGTGCTCCCCGAGGACCCGCGCTACCTCCGAGAGCAGGAGCTGCTGTCCCGCTCGCACCACCCCCACATTCCCCGGCTCGTGGGCGCTGGCCTCTGGGTGAGCCCAGAGGGCGCTCGGCACCCTTTCGTGGCCATGCAGTGGATCGACGGCGTGCCCCTGTACGACTGGGGCCGCATGTTCCGCCCCTCGGCTCAGCAGCAACTCCGCCTGCTGGCCCAGGCCGCGCTCACCCTCCAGTACCTCCATGCCCAGGACGCGCTCCACCGCGACTTCAAGGGCGACAACCTCCTGGTGCGCCGCTGGGACTGCCGCCTGTTCCTCATGGACTTCGGCTCCAGCATCTACCCCGGTGCCGATACGCTCACCCCGCAGCAGTTGCCTCCGGGCACTCCCGCGTACCGCTCTCCCGAGGCCTGGCTCTTCACCCTGCAGCCACACCAGGCCTCAGAGCGATACCGGGCCGGGCCTGCGGATGATGTGTTCGCCCTGGGCGTCACTGCCTGCGTGCTGGCCACCGGCAGGTACCCGGAGATGGGCGTGCCTCGGAAGGATGAACAGGGCCGCGCCCACCTGGATGCGCTCAAGCTGCCGCGCGCCTTGTTCTCCGACCGGGTGGCGCCGCCGCTGCGCGAGCTGATCCTGCGCATGCTCGCCATTCTCCCCGAGGAGCGCCCCACCGCGGCCAAGCTGACCCCCGCGCTGGAGCAGGCCGCGGAGGCGCTCGGCCCCTCGTCCCCGAGCCTGCGTGCTCCTCAGCCCGAAGCAGGCCGAGCGGACGCGATGGGGGCGCGGCGCGCTCCTCCAGAGCCCGTGTGGCGGCCCTGGCTCGTGGTGGCCGCGGGTGCCCTGGGCTTGTGGGCCGGAGCTCTCGTGCAGCAAGCGCCGCAGTCGGTGGGCGAGGAGCCTCCTCGGGCGGCTCCCGCCGTGCCCCTGAGCGCCACGCCGGAAGCGGCCGAGACGGACACCGCAGGGCTCGGGGAGGCGGCCTCCGCTCCCTTGGAGCCAGCTCCTTCGCTCGACTCCACGCGGGCCGTGGCGGAGAGTCTCCCCGAGCCCTCCGAGGGGCAAGCCCAGCCCGACAAGAAAGGCCGCTGCCCTCACCCCCAGCAGGTGGTGCTCAACGGAGGCTGCTGGGCCCGCACGAAGGTGAGCAACGGGGAGTGCGATGTCCTTGGCGGCCAGATGTACCAGCAGGCGTGCTACGTGCCCGTGCTTCCCGGCAAGCAGGGCCGTCCGTCCACCTCGGGCGCGGGCCGTCCCCATCCGCAGTGA
- a CDS encoding restriction endonuclease subunit S — protein MKFGEIAQCVNDRVDDPKAAGVDRYVGLEHLDPESLSVRRWGTPDDVESTKLRFKPGDIIFGKRRAYQRKLAVADFEGICSAHAMVLRAKPDAVFPEFLPFFMQSDPFMERAIAISVGSLSPTINWKTLAEEEFTLPPLEAQRRLSTALQAARACRESFLETQRAIEATRRSLLFSIFRPRRGPADHFPAHWRRVRVGEAGDTQVGIRKHPGSLQGQNMRPYLRVANVLDGWIDWRDLMEINVPDQDLVRCTLRDGDILINKGNSMSLVGRSAVFRSRGSDCFFQDHLMRFRAHAHVHVGFTQAYFQHLLYTLQFTRIAVASTSIATIPSDSFEALPFPLPPLEEQHAIVQQIDGVLWASGQLGARLAEQEKLSRRLSAAMSGMQP, from the coding sequence GTGAAGTTCGGCGAAATCGCGCAATGCGTGAACGACCGCGTCGACGATCCGAAGGCTGCGGGAGTTGATCGCTACGTCGGCCTCGAACACCTCGACCCGGAGAGCCTCTCAGTCCGTCGATGGGGTACGCCCGATGATGTTGAGTCGACGAAGCTCCGGTTCAAGCCGGGCGATATCATCTTCGGGAAGCGGCGAGCCTACCAACGCAAGCTCGCCGTCGCTGACTTCGAGGGAATCTGCTCAGCGCACGCAATGGTGCTTCGTGCGAAGCCGGACGCGGTGTTTCCCGAGTTCTTGCCGTTTTTCATGCAGAGTGACCCCTTCATGGAGCGCGCAATCGCAATCTCCGTCGGTTCACTTTCGCCGACAATCAACTGGAAAACCCTCGCTGAGGAGGAATTCACGCTACCGCCGCTGGAGGCGCAGCGGCGGCTTTCCACCGCGCTCCAAGCTGCCCGAGCTTGCCGAGAGTCATTTCTAGAAACGCAACGCGCCATTGAGGCGACGCGGCGTTCCCTCCTGTTCTCGATCTTCCGTCCTCGCCGTGGCCCCGCCGATCACTTTCCGGCTCATTGGCGCCGCGTTCGCGTAGGAGAGGCTGGGGACACACAGGTCGGCATTCGCAAACATCCGGGAAGCCTCCAAGGCCAGAACATGCGGCCGTACCTGCGAGTCGCGAACGTCCTCGATGGATGGATCGATTGGAGGGACCTCATGGAGATCAACGTCCCCGACCAGGATCTGGTGCGCTGCACTCTCCGCGATGGCGACATCCTGATCAACAAGGGCAACTCCATGAGCTTAGTCGGACGGTCGGCTGTCTTTCGAAGCCGTGGAAGCGACTGTTTCTTTCAAGACCACCTTATGCGCTTCCGTGCCCACGCCCACGTCCACGTAGGTTTTACCCAGGCGTACTTCCAGCATCTTCTCTACACGCTGCAGTTCACAAGAATCGCCGTGGCATCGACGTCTATCGCCACAATCCCTAGCGATAGCTTCGAGGCGCTTCCCTTTCCGCTGCCGCCCCTTGAGGAGCAACACGCGATCGTGCAACAAATCGACGGGGTCCTTTGGGCGTCAGGGCAACTCGGAGCGAGATTGGCCGAACAAGAGAAGCTAAGCCGCAGGCTGTCAGCAGCGATGAGCGGGATGCAGCCGTGA
- a CDS encoding type I restriction endonuclease subunit R, translated as MTFSEASTVENLVRDLLCGSVTHHTAVGAGLARKSGKLAGLGWHYLARASIPRQPHEVFVEDWIRDALIRLNPEIAAVPDRADEVLYKLRAIVLAVRSDGLLKANEELTAWLRGDRSMPFGPNHEHVTVRLIDFENIENNHYVVTSQFTFRAGSAERRADLVLLVNGLPIVLIEAKTPVRHAVSWLDGALQVHDDYEKNVPELFVANAFSVATEGKELMYGAVRMPVNLWGPWRGEDEATPGTLAGLKAAVSGLLRPAVVLDILAHFTLFATDKKKRRIKVVCRYQQYEAVNLIVQRVLAGKPRKGLIWHFQGSGKSLLMVFAAQKLRLQPELGNPTVIIVVDRIDLDAQISSTFHASDVPNLVKAETREDLQRLLKQDTRKIIITTIFKFGEAEGVLNDRGNIVALVDEAHRTQEGDLGMKMRASLPNAFLFGLTGTPINRRDRNTFYAFGAEEDARGYMSRYGFEESIRDGATLRLHFEPRLVDLHIDKAAIDQAYQALTGELSDLDKDNLAKAASRMAVLVKVPERVQKICEDIARHYQDAVSPNGFKGMVVTFDQECCLLYKAALDKLLPPEATEIVISATGSDERFKPYARSRDEEERLLDRFRDPNDPLKLLIVTAKLLTGFDAPILQVMYLDKPLRDHTLLQAICRTNRTYGDKKTHGLIVDYLGVFDDVAKALEFDEKGFRSVVGNIEGLKAQLPEAMQKCLAFFPGIDRMQTGYEGLIAAQECLPNNDVRDAFAAEYSVLGKLWEAISPDPMLLPFEVDYRWLTQVYVSVQPTSGTGKLVWHALGAKTIELIHQNVHVEAVRDDLETLVLDAELLEAVMGSPDPKKRAKEFELKLTARLRKHMGNPRYKALSERLEALKERHEQGLLNSVEFLKHLLELARDFVRTEKDTPPEEDEDRGKAALTELFQQVKSDKTPVMVERVVADIDEIVRLVRFPGWQNTAAGEREVKKALRKSLLKYQLHQDADLFERAYGYIRQYY; from the coding sequence GTGACCTTCAGCGAGGCATCCACCGTCGAGAACCTCGTCCGCGACCTGCTCTGCGGCAGCGTCACGCACCACACCGCCGTCGGCGCCGGGCTCGCGCGCAAGAGCGGCAAGCTTGCCGGCCTCGGCTGGCACTACCTGGCGCGCGCGAGCATCCCGCGTCAGCCCCATGAGGTCTTCGTCGAGGACTGGATTCGTGACGCGCTCATTCGGCTGAACCCCGAGATCGCCGCCGTTCCCGACCGCGCCGACGAGGTTCTCTACAAGCTACGGGCGATCGTGCTCGCGGTGCGCTCCGACGGCCTGCTCAAGGCGAACGAGGAGCTGACCGCGTGGCTGCGTGGGGACCGATCGATGCCCTTCGGGCCGAACCACGAGCACGTCACCGTTCGCCTCATCGACTTCGAGAACATCGAGAACAACCACTACGTCGTCACGAGCCAGTTCACCTTCCGCGCTGGCTCCGCCGAACGGCGCGCGGACCTCGTGCTGCTCGTCAACGGCCTGCCCATCGTCCTCATCGAGGCCAAGACGCCCGTGCGCCATGCGGTGAGTTGGCTCGACGGCGCACTCCAGGTCCACGACGACTACGAGAAGAACGTTCCGGAGCTGTTCGTCGCCAACGCGTTCAGCGTCGCCACCGAGGGCAAGGAGCTGATGTACGGCGCCGTTCGCATGCCCGTGAACCTGTGGGGCCCGTGGCGTGGCGAGGACGAGGCGACGCCGGGCACGCTCGCGGGGCTGAAGGCGGCGGTGAGCGGCCTCCTTCGCCCGGCGGTGGTGCTGGACATCCTCGCCCACTTCACGCTCTTCGCGACGGACAAGAAGAAGCGCCGCATCAAGGTCGTTTGCCGCTATCAGCAGTACGAGGCGGTGAACCTCATCGTGCAGCGCGTCCTCGCCGGCAAGCCGCGAAAGGGCCTCATCTGGCACTTCCAGGGCTCGGGCAAGTCGCTGCTCATGGTGTTCGCCGCGCAGAAGCTCCGGCTCCAGCCCGAGCTCGGCAACCCCACGGTCATCATCGTCGTCGACCGCATCGATCTCGACGCGCAGATCAGCTCCACGTTCCACGCCTCCGACGTGCCGAACCTCGTGAAGGCCGAGACGCGCGAGGACCTTCAGCGGCTGCTGAAGCAGGACACACGCAAGATCATCATCACGACGATCTTCAAGTTCGGCGAGGCCGAGGGCGTGCTGAACGACCGCGGCAACATCGTTGCCCTCGTCGACGAAGCGCATCGTACGCAGGAGGGCGACCTCGGCATGAAGATGCGTGCGTCGCTGCCGAACGCGTTCCTCTTCGGCCTCACCGGAACGCCCATCAACCGGCGCGACAGGAATACGTTCTACGCCTTCGGCGCCGAGGAGGACGCGCGCGGCTACATGAGCCGCTACGGCTTCGAGGAGTCGATCCGCGACGGCGCGACTTTGAGGCTTCACTTCGAGCCGCGCCTCGTCGATCTGCACATCGACAAGGCCGCCATCGACCAAGCCTACCAGGCGCTCACGGGCGAACTCTCCGACCTCGACAAGGACAACCTCGCGAAGGCCGCCTCCAGGATGGCGGTGCTCGTGAAAGTGCCCGAGCGCGTGCAGAAGATCTGCGAGGACATTGCCAGGCACTACCAGGACGCGGTCTCGCCCAACGGCTTCAAGGGCATGGTCGTGACCTTCGACCAGGAGTGCTGCCTGCTTTACAAGGCGGCGCTCGACAAGCTGCTGCCGCCCGAGGCGACGGAGATCGTCATCTCGGCCACGGGCTCCGATGAGCGCTTCAAGCCCTACGCGCGCTCACGGGACGAGGAGGAGAGGCTCCTCGATCGCTTCCGCGATCCCAACGATCCGCTGAAGCTCCTCATCGTCACAGCGAAGCTGCTCACGGGCTTCGACGCGCCGATCCTCCAGGTCATGTACCTGGACAAGCCGTTGCGCGACCACACGCTGCTCCAGGCCATCTGCCGTACGAACCGCACGTACGGCGACAAGAAGACTCACGGCCTCATCGTCGACTACCTCGGTGTGTTCGACGATGTGGCCAAGGCGCTGGAGTTCGACGAGAAGGGCTTCCGCAGCGTCGTCGGCAACATCGAGGGGCTCAAGGCCCAGCTCCCCGAGGCGATGCAGAAGTGCCTCGCGTTCTTCCCCGGGATTGACCGCATGCAGACCGGCTACGAGGGCCTGATAGCGGCGCAGGAGTGCCTGCCGAACAACGACGTGCGCGACGCCTTCGCCGCCGAGTACTCGGTGCTCGGCAAGCTCTGGGAGGCCATCTCGCCTGATCCGATGCTGCTGCCGTTCGAGGTCGACTACCGCTGGCTCACGCAGGTGTACGTCTCGGTCCAGCCGACGAGCGGCACGGGCAAGCTCGTGTGGCACGCGCTCGGCGCGAAGACCATCGAGCTGATTCACCAGAACGTCCACGTCGAGGCGGTACGCGACGACCTCGAGACGCTGGTGCTCGATGCCGAGCTGCTCGAGGCGGTGATGGGTTCACCCGACCCGAAGAAGCGGGCCAAGGAGTTCGAGCTCAAGCTCACCGCGCGCCTGCGTAAGCACATGGGCAACCCTCGCTACAAGGCGCTGTCCGAACGCCTCGAGGCGCTCAAGGAGCGACACGAGCAGGGGCTGCTAAACAGCGTGGAGTTCTTGAAGCATCTCCTCGAGCTCGCCCGCGACTTCGTCCGCACCGAGAAGGACACGCCACCCGAGGAGGACGAAGACCGCGGCAAGGCCGCCCTCACCGAACTGTTCCAGCAGGTGAAGAGCGACAAGACGCCCGTGATGGTCGAGCGCGTGGTCGCCGACATCGACGAGATCGTGCGACTCGTCCGCTTCCCCGGCTGGCAGAACACGGCGGCCGGCGAGCGCGAGGTGAAGAAGGCCCTCCGCAAGAGCCTGCTCAAGTACCAACTCCACCAGGACGCCGACCTCTTCGAGCGCGCCTACGGCTACATCCGTCAGTACTACTGA
- a CDS encoding type I restriction-modification system subunit M produces MTTHMTQQELESYLWGAAVILRGLVDAGDYKQFAFPLIFFKRLSDVWDEDYAAALAESKGDTRYATATANDRFVIPDGSHWKDVRAAAKDVGKKLQTALRAIEAANPGRLDGIFGDAPWTNKERLPDVTLKNLLEHFSGQTLSIANVPEDELGNGYEFLIKKFADDSGHTAQEFYTNRTVVHLMVQMLEPKSGESIYDPTCGTGGMLISALAEVKRKRGEHRTLKLFGQERNHMTASIARMNLVLHGVEDCEIARGDTLAAPAFHEADRLKMFDVVLANPPYSIKQWNREAWTTDPWGRNFLGTPPQGRADYAFFQHILKSMDPKTGRCAILFPHGVLFRKEEAELRKKLVEADLIDCVLGLGPNLFYNSPMEACVIFCRSKKPPKKRGKVLLINAVNEIARERAMSFLRPEHQQRIEAAYDAFVDEEGFAQVATIDDIAAQGYSLSIPLYVKRDTAASGASTESAPSLAQSWAAWEESGRAFWTEMDAVVDMLDGLVAEEPELAEVANG; encoded by the coding sequence GTGACCACGCACATGACCCAGCAAGAGCTTGAGTCGTATCTGTGGGGCGCTGCTGTCATCCTGCGCGGCCTGGTCGATGCTGGGGACTACAAGCAGTTCGCCTTCCCGCTGATCTTCTTCAAGCGCCTCTCGGACGTGTGGGACGAGGACTACGCCGCCGCCCTCGCCGAGTCGAAGGGCGACACGAGGTACGCGACCGCGACGGCCAACGACCGATTCGTGATCCCGGACGGTTCGCACTGGAAGGACGTGCGCGCCGCCGCGAAGGACGTGGGCAAGAAGCTCCAGACAGCGCTCCGCGCGATCGAGGCGGCGAATCCGGGGCGACTCGACGGCATCTTCGGCGACGCTCCGTGGACCAACAAGGAGCGCCTCCCCGATGTCACGCTGAAGAACCTGCTCGAGCACTTCTCGGGGCAGACGCTCTCGATCGCGAACGTGCCCGAGGACGAGCTCGGCAACGGCTACGAGTTCCTCATCAAGAAGTTCGCCGACGACAGCGGGCACACGGCGCAGGAGTTCTACACGAACCGCACCGTCGTCCACCTCATGGTACAGATGCTTGAGCCGAAGAGCGGCGAGAGCATCTACGACCCGACCTGCGGCACCGGCGGCATGCTCATCTCGGCGCTCGCCGAGGTAAAGCGAAAGCGCGGCGAGCACCGGACGCTCAAGCTCTTCGGTCAAGAGCGGAACCACATGACGGCGTCCATCGCGCGCATGAACCTCGTGCTTCATGGTGTGGAGGACTGCGAGATCGCGCGCGGCGACACGCTGGCCGCGCCAGCATTCCACGAGGCCGACCGGCTCAAGATGTTCGATGTGGTCCTCGCGAACCCGCCGTATTCGATCAAGCAGTGGAACCGCGAGGCGTGGACCACCGACCCCTGGGGCCGAAACTTTCTCGGAACGCCACCGCAGGGCCGCGCCGACTACGCGTTCTTCCAACACATCTTGAAGAGCATGGACCCGAAGACGGGGCGCTGCGCGATCCTCTTTCCGCACGGTGTGCTCTTTCGGAAGGAGGAGGCCGAGCTGCGCAAGAAGCTCGTCGAGGCCGACCTCATAGACTGCGTGCTCGGGCTCGGACCGAACCTCTTCTACAACTCACCGATGGAGGCGTGCGTCATCTTCTGCCGCTCCAAAAAGCCGCCGAAGAAGCGCGGCAAGGTGCTGCTCATCAACGCGGTAAACGAGATAGCGCGTGAGCGGGCGATGAGCTTCCTTCGTCCCGAGCACCAGCAGCGCATCGAGGCCGCCTATGACGCGTTCGTCGACGAGGAGGGCTTCGCGCAGGTCGCGACGATCGACGACATCGCCGCGCAGGGCTACAGCCTCTCGATCCCCCTCTACGTGAAACGCGACACCGCTGCCTCGGGTGCGAGCACGGAGTCGGCACCTTCTCTCGCGCAGTCGTGGGCCGCCTGGGAGGAGTCGGGCCGCGCCTTCTGGACCGAGATGGACGCTGTGGTCGACATGCTCGACGGCCTCGTCGCCGAAGAGCCGGAGCTCGCGGAGGTGGCCAATGGCTAG
- a CDS encoding trypsin-like serine protease — protein MNRTRWLILGVLTLTVAGTVYYQGLGQPPKASERPPPEPPQPRDGGLEAITIAPADSRPLQDAGTRDSENTYASTVMVTAKGPLELAECSGVIVSPNLVLTAGHCVCKPTANTRSINRSTCHGTINAMTVFQGPVGSTLIADVKVHVYPGTIHPHPELQLVFDASGAVLSAHANLAVIRLDEPIKPGTPIASLAEMEVQTGEPLVMAGFGYDKDKGGLYGARYYRTNKVVTPQEPSNGRFIYEQQGPFTYNGFDGGPCFREEGNDRKLVGIASAGTEKELPLMSTVFFGDWIRSEIRRAAQ, from the coding sequence ATGAACAGAACCCGATGGCTGATTCTTGGAGTCCTCACGCTCACTGTCGCAGGCACCGTGTATTACCAGGGTCTCGGGCAGCCCCCCAAAGCGAGCGAGCGCCCCCCTCCGGAACCTCCGCAGCCACGCGATGGTGGACTCGAAGCCATCACGATCGCGCCAGCCGATAGCAGGCCTCTCCAGGATGCAGGCACGAGGGATTCCGAGAACACGTACGCATCCACCGTCATGGTCACAGCCAAGGGCCCTTTGGAACTGGCGGAATGCAGCGGCGTCATCGTCAGCCCGAATCTGGTCCTGACCGCAGGCCATTGCGTTTGCAAACCCACGGCGAACACACGAAGCATCAATCGCTCGACATGTCATGGGACCATCAACGCGATGACAGTCTTCCAAGGGCCGGTGGGAAGTACCTTGATCGCGGATGTCAAAGTGCACGTATACCCCGGGACAATTCACCCCCACCCTGAGCTGCAACTTGTTTTTGACGCCAGTGGGGCGGTCTTGTCAGCCCATGCGAATCTCGCGGTCATCCGCCTCGATGAGCCCATAAAGCCCGGAACTCCCATCGCCAGCCTCGCGGAGATGGAAGTTCAGACAGGTGAACCCCTTGTCATGGCCGGCTTTGGATACGACAAAGACAAGGGAGGGCTCTATGGGGCCCGGTATTACCGGACCAACAAGGTTGTCACCCCTCAAGAGCCGTCCAATGGCAGGTTCATCTATGAGCAGCAAGGCCCCTTTACCTACAACGGTTTCGATGGGGGGCCCTGCTTTCGCGAAGAGGGAAATGACCGCAAGCTCGTCGGCATTGCCAGTGCCGGAACGGAGAAAGAATTACCGTTGATGAGCACCGTCTTCTTTGGCGATTGGATACGGTCGGAGATCCGGCGCGCAGCTCAGTAG